AGGTGCAGGGGGATCCGGTCCATTTCGCGCACCCCGATGGGCAACGCCTGGACCAGGACGTTCAGTGCCGGGTAGTGCCCGAGTTTCAGGACATCGTAGCCATGCACCTCGGCCACCTCGATCGGCGATGTGAGGGCGCGTACCCCTTGGGAGGCACCAAGGCTTGCCTGCAGGCCGCGGAGGGCGGCCTCGCCGCGCCCCTCGCGCCGGACCTGGCCTGCGGTCCAAACCCGGAACGGACCGCGCCCGAGGATGTCACCGGCCACGGCGCCCACGCGCCGGTAGCCGGCGTCGAGCCAGTCGGCCGAGAGGTCGCCGGGCGCGGCAAGGCTCAACACCGCGTCTTCATCGTTTTTTTGGACGTGATCGAGAAACGCGGGCCCCGCGAGCACCATGGCGGCGGCCGCCGGCGCATCCAGGACCCACTCCTCCTCGGTCAGAAGACCCGCGGCCGTGCACCCGGTGATCTGGGTGCAGCCCGCGGCGCGCGCCGCGGCACGCAGCGCCGGTTTGGGATCGCCCGCGAAGTGGTGGGTCAAAAACAGGATGACCGAGCGCGCACCCTTTATGTGCGCCCGCGCAAGCGCGCGGGCGACCGCCGTCGCGGCAAGCTCCGGCTGGGCCCGCGGGCCGCGTCCGAGACCTGTGGCGACCCTGATGCTGTCCATGACGGTACTTTATCGCGATAGGCACACAAGTCAAAGAGGGCACATTGGTCGCAGGCGGGCCGGCGCGCCTTGCAGACGTAGCGCCCGTGCAGGATGAGCCAGTGGTGGGCGTCGCGGCGGAAACGTTCGGGCACGAGCCGCGACAGGCGCTCCTCGACTGCGCGCACCGTGCGACCCGGGGCCAGGCCCAGGCGATTGGCGACCCGGAAGATGTGGGTGTCGACGGCGATGGCGGGCTCCCCGAAGGCGGTGTTCAGGATGACGCTCGCGGTCTTGCGTCCGACGCCCGGCAGGGCCTCCAGGGCGGCGCGCTCACGCGGTACCGAGCCGCCATAATCGCGAACCAGTATCCTGCAGGTCTCGCGGATATGACGCGCCTTGGTGTTGTAAAGACCGATCGTCGCTATACA
The DNA window shown above is from Acidiferrobacter sp. SPIII_3 and carries:
- a CDS encoding FIST C-terminal domain-containing protein; amino-acid sequence: MDSIRVATGLGRGPRAQPELAATAVARALARAHIKGARSVILFLTHHFAGDPKPALRAAARAAGCTQITGCTAAGLLTEEEWVLDAPAAAAMVLAGPAFLDHVQKNDEDAVLSLAAPGDLSADWLDAGYRRVGAVAGDILGRGPFRVWTAGQVRREGRGEAALRGLQASLGASQGVRALTSPIEVAEVHGYDVLKLGHYPALNVLVQALPIGVREMDRIPLHLIMGGVTFGDPTTAIKEGRYRLNHIVAANMGDQSITFAQRLTRGERLFWAMRDTLAAERDMRATVDRATLALKGRPDFALMFPCAGRGPHFYGDSDRDLDLLTHRFPGLPVIGVYGNGELGPLDEANHLYQYSTVLGLFRGSAPKAA